TCATTTTAATCGTTTCTAGATAATTGCTCGACAGGCGGGTGTTGAGGCTGATGCCCAGTGGCAACAGGGCGCGTTCGACTACCGTATGGGTATAGCTGGTACGTGGGGGCAGGATTGCCGGGTAGAGGCTGAGTTGCTCGGGTGTGAAAGCCTCTCGCGCCAGGGGATGGTCTTTGGCGACCACAATGTGCAAGGTGTCGTCCCATAGCGGGGTGGTGATGAGCGCTGGCGGTGCCTGCAATGGCAAAGTTACCACGGCCAGCTCTATGCGGTTGTCTTCCACGGCCTGACAGGCGGATTCCGAATCCAGAAAGTGTAAATCCAGCTCCACCAGCGGGTAGCGTTGGGTGTACTGGCGCAGGATGGGGGGGAGAATATGCAGACCCACGTGATGACTGGTGGCCAGACTTAGCCAGCCACTGACCTGGTTGGAAAGCTGCTCCAGGGCGCGTTTGCTGTCGCCCAGTTGCGTCAAAATGCCGCGTGCGTAGGGTAGCAGG
This DNA window, taken from Gammaproteobacteria bacterium, encodes the following:
- a CDS encoding LysR family transcriptional regulator, with the translated sequence MDIHSLQAFIKVAETGSFSEGAKALFLTQSAVSKRVSQLEDELGRRLFDRINRQVVLTQAGSVLLPYARGILTQLGDSKRALEQLSNQVSGWLSLATSHHVGLHILPPILRQYTQRYPLVELDLHFLDSESACQAVEDNRIELAVVTLPLQAPPALITTPLWDDTLHIVVAKDHPLAREAFTPEQLSLYPAILPPRTSYTHTVVERALLPLGISLNTRLSSNYLETIKMMVSVGLGWSALPQRMLSDDLQVLSIPQFDAHRQLGVVQHHQRTPTNAGHCLLQLLREFSEHT